A genomic stretch from Vulpes lagopus strain Blue_001 chromosome 11, ASM1834538v1, whole genome shotgun sequence includes:
- the RIC8A gene encoding synembryn-A isoform X1 produces MDPRVVADAVEAGEEDVIMEALRTYNRENSQSFTFDDAQQEDRKRLAELLVSVLEQGLPPPRRVTWLQSIRILSRDRSCLDPFTSRQGLQALACYAGIALEGSGPEPLDMDVVLESLKCLCNLVLSSPVAQVLAAEARLVVRLAERVGLYRKSSFPHDIQFFDLRLLFLLTALRTDVRQQLFQELQGVYLLTDALELTLGMSPDENPPELLPPQETERAMEILKVLFNITFDSIKREVDEEDAALYRHLGTILRHCVMVAAAGDRTEEFHGHTVNLLGNLPLKCLDVLLTLEPHKGSLEFLGANMDVIHVLLSFLEKRLHQTHRLKESVAPVLSVLTECARMHRPARKFLKAQVLPPLRDVRTRPEVGELLRNKLVRLMTHLDTDVKRVAAEFLFVLCSESVPRFIKYTGYGNAAGLLAARGLMAGGRPEGQYSEDEDTDTDEYKEAKASSINPVTGRVEEKPPNPMEGMTEEQKEHEAMKLVNMFDKLSRHRVIQPMGMSPRGQLTSLQDAICETMEGQLSSEPDSDPD; encoded by the exons ATGGATCCCCGGGTGGTTGCGGATGCTGTGGAAGCGGGCGAGGAGGACGTGATCATGGAGGCTCTGCGCACGTACAACCGGGAG AACTCCCAGAGCTTCACGTTTGACGACGCCCAGCAGGAGGACCGGAAG AGGCTGGCGGAGCTGCTGGTCTCGGTCCTGGAGCAGGGCTTGCCACCCCCCCGCCGCGTCACCTGGCTGCAGAGCATCCGCATCCTGTCCAGGGACCGAAGCTGCTTGGACCCTTTCACCAGCCGCCAGGGCCTGCAGGCCCTTGCCTGCTATGCCGGCATCGCCTTGGAGGGGTCTGGCCCGGAGCCTCTGGACATGGACGTTGTCCTCGAGTCCCTGAAGTGCCTGTGCAACCTCGTGCTGAGCAGCCCGGTGGCACAGGTGCTGGCAGCAGAGGCCCGCCTGGTGGTGAGGCTCGCAGAGCGCGTGGGGCTGTATCGCAAGAGTAGCTTTCCACACGACATCCAGTTCTTTGATCTGCGCCTCCTCTTCTTGCTCACGGCACTTCGCACCGACGTTAGGCAGCAGCTGTTTCAGGAATTGCAGGGAGTGTACCTGCTGACTGATGCGCTGGAGCTGACCCTGGGAATGAGCCCTGACGAGAACCCCCCGGAGCTTCTTCCTCCCCAGGAGACCGAGCGGGCCATGGAGATCCTAAAAGTGCTCTTCAATATCACCTTCGACTCCATCAAGAGAGAGGTAGATGAG GAAGATGCGGCCCTTTATCGGCACCTGGGGACCATTCTGCGGCACTGTGTGATGGTCGCTGCTGCTGGAGACCGCACAGAGGAGTTCCACGG CCACACAGTGAATCTCCTGGGCAACTTGCCCCTCAAGTGTCTGGACGTCCTCCTTACCCTGGAGCCACACAAAGGCTCCCTGGAGTTCCTGGGAGCGAACATGGATGTGATTCACGTCCTTCTCAGCTTCCTGGAGAAGCGTCTGCaccag ACGCACCGGCTGAAAGAGAGTGTGGCCCCCGTGCTGAGTGTGCTGACGGAGTGTGCTCGCATGCACCGCCCGGCCAGGAAGTTCCTGAAGGCCCAG GTGCTGCCCCCACTGCGGGACGTGAGGACTCGGCCTGAGGTCGGGGAGCTGTTGCGGAACAAGCTTGTTCGCCTCATGACGCACCTGGACACTGATGTGAAGCGGGTGGCCGcagagtttctgtttgtcctgtgCTCTGAGAGTG TGCCCCGATTCATCAAGTACACGGGCTACGGGAATGCTGCCGGCCTCCTGGCTGCCAGGGGCCTCATGGCAGGCGGCCGGCCTGAAGGCCAGTATTCGGAGGACGAGGACACGGACACAGATGAGTACAAGGAAGCGAAGGCCAG CAGCATAAACCCGGTGACCGGGAGGGTGGAGGAAAAGCCGCCCAACCCCATGGAGGGCATGAcggaggagcagaaggagcacGAGGCCATGAAGCTGGTGAACATGTTTGACAAGCTCTCCAG GCACAGAGTCATCCAGCCCATGGGGATGAGTCCCCGGGGTCAGCTGACATCTCTGCAGGATGCTATCTGTGAGACCATGGAGGGGCAGCTCTCCTCGGAACCTGACTCAGACCCCGACTGA
- the RIC8A gene encoding synembryn-A isoform X2, whose amino-acid sequence MDPRVVADAVEAGEEDVIMEALRTYNRENSQSFTFDDAQQEDRKRLAELLVSVLEQGLPPPRRVTWLQSIRILSRDRSCLDPFTSRQGLQALACYAGIALEGSGPEPLDMDVVLESLKCLCNLVLSSPVAQVLAAEARLVVRLAERVGLYRKSSFPHDIQFFDLRLLFLLTALRTDVRQQLFQELQGVYLLTDALELTLGMSPDENPPELLPPQETERAMEILKVLFNITFDSIKREVDEEDAALYRHLGTILRHCVMVAAAGDRTEEFHGHTVNLLGNLPLKCLDVLLTLEPHKGSLEFLGANMDVIHVLLSFLEKRLHQTHRLKESVAPVLSVLTECARMHRPARKFLKAQVLPPLRDVRTRPEVGELLRNKLVRLMTHLDTDVKRVAAEFLFVLCSESVPRFIKYTGYGNAAGLLAARGLMAGGRPEGQYSEDEDTDTDEYKEAKASINPVTGRVEEKPPNPMEGMTEEQKEHEAMKLVNMFDKLSRHRVIQPMGMSPRGQLTSLQDAICETMEGQLSSEPDSDPD is encoded by the exons ATGGATCCCCGGGTGGTTGCGGATGCTGTGGAAGCGGGCGAGGAGGACGTGATCATGGAGGCTCTGCGCACGTACAACCGGGAG AACTCCCAGAGCTTCACGTTTGACGACGCCCAGCAGGAGGACCGGAAG AGGCTGGCGGAGCTGCTGGTCTCGGTCCTGGAGCAGGGCTTGCCACCCCCCCGCCGCGTCACCTGGCTGCAGAGCATCCGCATCCTGTCCAGGGACCGAAGCTGCTTGGACCCTTTCACCAGCCGCCAGGGCCTGCAGGCCCTTGCCTGCTATGCCGGCATCGCCTTGGAGGGGTCTGGCCCGGAGCCTCTGGACATGGACGTTGTCCTCGAGTCCCTGAAGTGCCTGTGCAACCTCGTGCTGAGCAGCCCGGTGGCACAGGTGCTGGCAGCAGAGGCCCGCCTGGTGGTGAGGCTCGCAGAGCGCGTGGGGCTGTATCGCAAGAGTAGCTTTCCACACGACATCCAGTTCTTTGATCTGCGCCTCCTCTTCTTGCTCACGGCACTTCGCACCGACGTTAGGCAGCAGCTGTTTCAGGAATTGCAGGGAGTGTACCTGCTGACTGATGCGCTGGAGCTGACCCTGGGAATGAGCCCTGACGAGAACCCCCCGGAGCTTCTTCCTCCCCAGGAGACCGAGCGGGCCATGGAGATCCTAAAAGTGCTCTTCAATATCACCTTCGACTCCATCAAGAGAGAGGTAGATGAG GAAGATGCGGCCCTTTATCGGCACCTGGGGACCATTCTGCGGCACTGTGTGATGGTCGCTGCTGCTGGAGACCGCACAGAGGAGTTCCACGG CCACACAGTGAATCTCCTGGGCAACTTGCCCCTCAAGTGTCTGGACGTCCTCCTTACCCTGGAGCCACACAAAGGCTCCCTGGAGTTCCTGGGAGCGAACATGGATGTGATTCACGTCCTTCTCAGCTTCCTGGAGAAGCGTCTGCaccag ACGCACCGGCTGAAAGAGAGTGTGGCCCCCGTGCTGAGTGTGCTGACGGAGTGTGCTCGCATGCACCGCCCGGCCAGGAAGTTCCTGAAGGCCCAG GTGCTGCCCCCACTGCGGGACGTGAGGACTCGGCCTGAGGTCGGGGAGCTGTTGCGGAACAAGCTTGTTCGCCTCATGACGCACCTGGACACTGATGTGAAGCGGGTGGCCGcagagtttctgtttgtcctgtgCTCTGAGAGTG TGCCCCGATTCATCAAGTACACGGGCTACGGGAATGCTGCCGGCCTCCTGGCTGCCAGGGGCCTCATGGCAGGCGGCCGGCCTGAAGGCCAGTATTCGGAGGACGAGGACACGGACACAGATGAGTACAAGGAAGCGAAGGCCAG CATAAACCCGGTGACCGGGAGGGTGGAGGAAAAGCCGCCCAACCCCATGGAGGGCATGAcggaggagcagaaggagcacGAGGCCATGAAGCTGGTGAACATGTTTGACAAGCTCTCCAG GCACAGAGTCATCCAGCCCATGGGGATGAGTCCCCGGGGTCAGCTGACATCTCTGCAGGATGCTATCTGTGAGACCATGGAGGGGCAGCTCTCCTCGGAACCTGACTCAGACCCCGACTGA